In Vicinamibacterales bacterium, the sequence GCTGTCGGCAACCGGATAGTTGGCGATCGGTCCGGTCAGAATCGATGCGTCGAACACCGACGACGCGTCGTCGAGGAGCTTCGATCGCGTATAGGCGACCGAATACGACAGGCCGCGCGTCGATCGCTGCCGCAGGCTCAATTCCAGGCCCTGATACCGGGTCGTGCCGACGTTGTTGCGGTAGAAACTGACGGTCGTGTATTCGGGAAAGCGCTTCATCAGCTGGGCCACCGTGATGGTCGGATCGCCGAGCGACGAGGATCGCGGAATGAGGCCGAAGTAGGGATTCGGCACGCGCTGGAGCAGCGGCGCGCCAATGCCGAGCTCGTCGGCGTTCAGCTGGTTGATGTTCGTATCCGGGATGCCGACGTGCGTGATGATCGAACCGACGTAGGCGGCCTCCACCGTCAGGTTCGACGTCAGCACGCGCTGTACGGAGGCGTTCCACTGTTGCGCGTAGCCGGATCCAAGCGTCGAGTCGACGGTGAACACGCCCTGGCCGAGTCCGGTGAGCGGACCTGGAGGAAGGGGCGCGACGCTCGGTCCGTTCTGCAGGGCGAAGGCGGGCGAGACGGTGTCGAGCGCGCGCTGCGAGACCGTCTGCAGAAACGGGAAGGTCGGCGTCGTGAACGGCGTCGTGATACCGGCCATCTCGATCCAGATCAAGCCGTAGCCGCCGCTCGCCACCGTGCGGTCGGTGACGCGCCAGGTGGCTCCGAAGCGCGGACCGAAGTTGTCTTTCTGGAGCGGCCGCACCGGTTCGGTGCCGGGATAGTCGAGCACCTGCGTCGCCAGGTTGAAGACCGCCGTCTGTCCGTTGATCTCGGTCGACGGAAAGTTCAGCGTGTAGCGCAGGCCCGGGGTGATCGTCAGGCTCGGCGTGAGCTTCCAGTCGTCCTGGACGAAGTACTCCTGGGAGTGCGCACGCTCGCGGATCTCGTCGTGCTGGAGATCGATCGAGAAGGCCTGCACCTGGCCGAGCAGAAAGCTGGCGAACGGCGTCCCGCTGCCGGTCACCCCGGGCTGGTCGCTGCCGATCGCGTTGAACGTGAAGGAGCCGGTCGGCGACGGCGGCTGGATGACGTTCAGCCGCTCCCACCGCCAGTCGATCCCGGCCTTGACCAGGTGTCGGCCCTTGACCCAGCTGAGCGTATCGGCCACCTGGGTAACGCTGGTGGCAAACGTCGATGCGGTGTTGACGGGCGATCCGAGCTGCTGATAATCGCTGATCAGGAAGGTCGGCAGCGTGTTGGGAAAGCGCGCGGTCGATGGAATCCCCGGCAGGTTCAGCGCCTCGCCGGCTGGCGTGTCGAGTGTTGCCGCCGTGCGATCGACGCTGCGCCGCGTGTCGCCGACTCGAACCTCGTTCAGGAGCGCCGGAGTGAACGTGTGCTGATAGTTCGACGCGAAGGCCCACGAGGTCGTCAACTGCGGACCGAGTGTGCCGCTCGTGACGCCGCTGCCGTCGGGGAGCGGCGTCACCGGTGTGAAGTCGTCATGAAAGTACGAGAGCCGGCCGAACAGGTGATCGCGCGCCGTGGGTGCGTGGTCGATCCGCGCGTCCCACTGGTCCTGGTTGTCGACTTCCGGCGCGGTCCTGAGGTAATTGTTGGCCGTGCCCGAGGATGTCGGGAGGGGATAGTGCTGAAGGAGCGACACGGCGACCGAATCGAGTTGTGACGCCGGAATCACGTTGCCGGCGAACGGCGTCCGCACGCTGCCGGAAGATGGATCGAAGATCGCCGGCACCTTGCCGGCGATCGCTTCAGTGAAGATCCCCTGCCGCTGCAGCAGCGTCGGCACGGTCGAGATGACGGTGCGCGCGATGTTCTGGCGCTGTCCCTGATAGTCCATGAAGAAGAACGTGTGATCCTTGCGCAGCGGCCCGCCGGCGGTGCCGCCGTACTGGTTGCGGCGGTAGTCGGGCTTTGGCCCGTCGGGCTGGAAGTAGTTGCGGGCGTTGAGCGCCTCGTGGCGGAAGAACTCGAAGCCGTTGCCGTGCGGGGTATTGGCGCCCGACCGGGTCGTCAGGTTGATGACGCCGCCGTTGAAGCGCCCGAATTCG encodes:
- a CDS encoding TonB-dependent receptor; this encodes MLQPEPGQVALFPVIDAIEEFRIESNSPAAEFGRFNGGVINLTTRSGANTPHGNGFEFFRHEALNARNYFQPDGPKPDYRRNQYGGTAGGPLRKDHTFFFMDYQGQRQNIARTVISTVPTLLQRQGIFTEAIAGKVPAIFDPSSGSVRTPFAGNVIPASQLDSVAVSLLQHYPLPTSSGTANNYLRTAPEVDNQDQWDARIDHAPTARDHLFGRLSYFHDDFTPVTPLPDGSGVTSGTLGPQLTTSWAFASNYQHTFTPALLNEVRVGDTRRSVDRTAATLDTPAGEALNLPGIPSTARFPNTLPTFLISDYQQLGSPVNTASTFATSVTQVADTLSWVKGRHLVKAGIDWRWERLNVIQPPSPTGSFTFNAIGSDQPGVTGSGTPFASFLLGQVQAFSIDLQHDEIRERAHSQEYFVQDDWKLTPSLTITPGLRYTLNFPSTEINGQTAVFNLATQVLDYPGTEPVRPLQKDNFGPRFGATWRVTDRTVASGGYGLIWIEMAGITTPFTTPTFPFLQTVSQRALDTVSPAFALQNGPSVAPLPPGPLTGLGQGVFTVDSTLGSGYAQQWNASVQRVLTSNLTVEAAYVGSIITHVGIPDTNINQLNADELGIGAPLLQRVPNPYFGLIPRSSSLGDPTITVAQLMKRFPEYTTVSFYRNNVGTTRYQGLELSLRQRSTRGLSYSVAYTRSKLLDDASSVFDASILTGPIANYPVADS